One Takifugu flavidus isolate HTHZ2018 chromosome 3, ASM371156v2, whole genome shotgun sequence genomic window, TGGAAGTGAGTGAGATAAGATGGGATTAATACAGCTTTCAATTATTGGCCTTGTGTTTACTTTAATTCTCCCAATTGtcccacccctctctctctctaacacacacacacacacacacacacacacacacacacacacacacactaaatacCCTCTGACTTTATCTTCTCGCTTCTCTCTAAGCTGTCACTGACGATGGGCTTTTCtttagcctttttaaaaaatgaagatCACTGTTATACGGGAGAGGAAACGAGACCGTAtcaccaagaagaagaagaagaggaatagGAAGAAGAAAGACTTAAGAGAGCAGAAAGATCCCAGCTAGAAGTGGAATTCAGTGACAAATGAGAGTCAAACGGATTAGCTGAGGCTAGCCACAGATGCTAACCTGGGTGTCCACGTTCACTCCACGGCAGGAACCAGCGCGGCTCTGATCCGATGTCTCATATTTTGCTCGATTCCTCCACACGGACGACGCAGACGGTTGTTTTCCTTAAGAATTGTCATGTTTTTAGCATTTTGATGTCGAGAGGAAAGAAGGTGACCTGTCAAAAGGGGCTAAAAGGAAAAGTTCCCCTTTAATGATGAATAAAAGCGTCGGATCTTCCATGTTTACTCTGGGAAAAGAAGGTTTTCTTTATTTCCGTGAGGGGTGAAAGTTAAAGGCATTTTGAAATGCTAACTGGTACAATTTTCTGTAAGGTTTTAGCAATCGGGGCTAATGAAGCTGACTTGTTTGATCGTACGTGTTGATATGaaccatcttcatcctcctcatcctcactccTTCATCAGTCTTTTCTTTAATACCCCCCCATTAAAGTCTTTTACCCCCACCTCTGTCACGCCCCCACCGCCACAACTGTACCGCTGCATGCTAGCTCCGGGCGAGCGTGTTTCTCTCTGTAACATCGCAGCCGAGCCGTAATGACGTTTTAAAAGCTCCCGAATCCTCCGAGACGGTGAGGAAAATTAGCCGTGAATGGAAGTTTTATTGCTTCGGGCGGGACGATATTAACCCACGTTGACTCCGCTGCTGCTGGGGAAGTTCGCTGTGGCGGGATGAACCGGAGGGCGGCGAGGTCTCgcagcctacacacacacacacacacacacacacacactctcactcactcactcctcactcactcactcactcactcactcactcactcactcactcactcacacagacacacacacactcacctgtttctggtgagtgtgtgtgtgttccgtgAATTAGAGTCTTCCTGCTCACAGGCAGGATGAGGAAAAGTCCCATCTTTTTCCGAAGCTGCGGGATTATCCAgactctcccccctctctctcccccctctccccctctctctctccccctctctctctctccctctccccctctctctctccccctcccccctctctcccctctccccctctctctctccctctccccctctctccccctctctctcccctctctctccctctccccctctctccctctcccccctctccccctctctcccctctctccccctctctctccctctcccccctctccccctctctctctccccctctctcccctctctctcctctctctcccccctctctccccctctctctccccttctccccccccaccttcttACCTTTCTGACCTTTGCTTGAGGCTTGATCCGACTTTACGCGCGTCAAACAACAAAAGCTGACATCTATATAGTGCACGCAACCCCGTCCCCATCCTGCTGCCGCATCCTGTCTATTATGTTCAGGAATccatatattgtgtgtgtgtgtgtgtgtggttgcgaGGTGTCCTGTAGGGAGTCTGCTTGCAGGTCCCAGTCTGATTCTTCTCGCTCCTCTCTCTGGGTCTTTGCTCCATGGCGCTCCCTGACCTACCTGGGCGGTCCCGCCCGCCCTGGCGTGCTCGGATCCGTCTAATCACGCATCTCATCGGTTCTCCCTCCGCTCGCTAGCTGTGATCCCGGAGCTCCTGGCCTCTCGACGCCTCTTCATCTctgtgcttttcttcttttctcctccttttttctgcttctctcagtCTTTCTTCTCAAGCATCCCAGCTCTTTTAACCCCCGAGGCACCCgggacccccctcccccctctacccccccccagTAGCTGCTCCCTCTCAGTTTTGGCTTCGCTGCCTCATTGCCTCCTTGGACCATCAACCGGCCACCCCAGTGTTTGGCCCCGGAGCCTCCGCAAGAGCAGCCAAAGATCActctagcacacacacacacacgcgcacacacacacacacacacacacacacacacacacacacacacacactcgcattgCTACCCTCGTGTGGACTTCATGCAAGCAGTAATACAAGTTATTGGTACCAACCAAAATGCCCCAACTTTGCAGAATGTTCTCACTTTGATAGTAGAATCAGAATTCCTGTTCTTAATATGTAACAAgtaagaggaaacacacacacacacacacacacacacacacacacatgcaagatTAGTCAGGCGGCTCCATCCTGGTCCCCTTCctcatttttatgattttgtcTGCTTCCCGTCCGCTAAGTCTAACTTTCCGTTTGttatttcaatttttaaaataagCTGCGACCTTGATTTGGTTAAAAACGACCTAAAGTTGCGTGGTGCGACCACAGAGCCCAGCACTGCCAATAAACGCTCGTAGACAGCCGCACACGCGTGTTTTAGCACGCCGCGCTCATATGCACGCTAACATACCCTGCAACCGCTTCTTGCAATTACATACGCACAGCCCACTAATATGGCCACTGGGAGAGGGAAGCGATCCCATTACCGTGGTGTTCACGGCTCAATATCAGGCCGCATGGCTTGTTAGCAGCACGTGAAAGGACGAGGAGATCCCTGGTAGATGCAGCCTGTGTCCCCTGACCCTTAGAAATCTCTACCATAATATTCAGGAATATCTGATGGAGCAACGGGAGCAGGAATCATCCTTTTTTCCCATTAGCATTGTTGCTAAGTCCTAAAAAGCAAGACATCCTCAAGCAGAAGCTCAGTTAAACAGGACCCCGGTGATGTCTCTGTTTAAGAGTTCCATCGGTGCGGTAATgagtcgggggtggggggggggggggggactgaagcGACTGCAACATTAGCGGAGTGACGCACAAGTGCAGGGTTACGTAACGCAACTGTAGCTGTAAATTTCCTGTTTAGTTTAAATCCAATGTGAGATTCTGCCGCTCCTGCACTCATTTGTAATCTCTCGGCTGTATCGGCGCGTCCACGCCGGGTCGCCGGTGCAGACCAGCCTGGCCCCCACGAACCGCTGCAAAAGGTCCGGTGGCGTGTTGTAGGTCTGCAGCTGTGGTTAAAGTACAGCTGTGCTCAGCagcatcactgtgtgtgtgtgtgtgtgcgcgtgtgtgtgatcagtCAGAATGATTCACGTCTAACGAGGGAAAGCCCTTCTGGACGTACAGAACACACGCATTAATGCTCTTCTCCTGCTTGCCACGCAGAAGAGGAGCGCTCCGAGCTGGTGTCGGACCGACTGGAAGGACGCTGATCTTCAAGAATCGGCCTCCAGTTGGAGTCTCGCGCGGGTTTTGTAGGCTAGTTTCCGATTATCACTGCGagaaaggaggtaaagctccagcgtCAGGTGAAGGGCAGAAAGGAATACTGCCTGTGAGGACACcggtgggggggttaaaagtGGTAAAAACAGAGGGGTGACAAACCAGATCGAGGGAATAAAGCAAATAAAGGAAGAACTTGGTGGGAATTTTTGCTTATTTGAGCCCGAATGGATCACAAATTGTCTCTGGGCCTCGAATGTGATGTTGCCCAACAAAAAAATCTACATGGGCTGAACGCAGGCGTGACCTCtgaaaagtacaaaaaaataTGGAAATGAAAGTGACCGAGGGTGCAGGAGGAAGCATAAAATGGGAGAGACCGGAGGAGAGAAGCGAAGGAGGATTGAAGTGACAGGTTGTTGTTGGAGCGGCAAGACCCTGGAAGACCGATGAAGACAAGGTCAGAACCCGCCGCTAAAGTCACGACCGATGACTaagtgcgtttgtgtgtgtgtgtgtgaactgggGGCATTTATTCTGCCCTGGGCTGAGGTGTTGGGATTGTGTGTCAACAAGGGGAACCAGCCAAGGTCGACGGCCTCCCGACGGTTGCTGTGTGCTAGCGGGCTCTGACCCGGCGCTGCCACTTTAGCCTGTTCCGCTTCCCCTTTTCTGGAGATCttgtttcctccctctgctgtgaATTTCCTGGTTCTGCTAATGTTGGCCGCCGGGCGTGAAACCCGCGTGGGAGTCTTCCGCCGATGTGCGTAGAGGTTTGCGCTCTCGAGGCTCGTTTGCGCCATTTCGCCGGAGAGGCGACGCCTCGCTGATCCGCAGTCCTCGAGAATATTCACCTTCACCTTTCAGTCGCATCCAAAATATGCAGCTGTGACCCAGGTCCTGTGTCGTCCCGAGCTCTTACGGCGGCGTGTGTGGCGCTACGGGTCTGGCCCCGCCGTcctggcccccccccccccagctagCCTCGCCGAGCTGGTGGAACCTTTATTCTCTTCGTTAGCTGGAAGCAACGGCTGCAAACGACACCGATGAAAGTGCACTCGGGGGATAGTCTGAGGTTTTATGTTCCCTTCTGTGGAGCCTTATCACAGCAGGGGGGGTGCAGTGATTGGTTTCCCAGCGGGGGGGAGCAGCAGAAATGCCACGGGCCGCATGGCGCGGCGAACGCCGTATCACTTCTTGACAAGCGGGTCTGCCTTTCGCAGGGCGGCCGGGCGCCTTTAGCATGTGCTTGACAGTGGGCCAATGTGACAGCTGCTCTGAGCGCTCAGCGCACGTGGAAAAAGGCTCGTGCACGCAGCCCATTTATTATGAAGAGCTTTCTCTTAACTTGAGAAATTTTTCTCCTAAATATGAATGTAACCCTCCCCCCCCGCTTCTCCTTCCTCGATCCAGGAATCGGAATACCGCTCCAGGCTACGCCGTCCCCAGACCAACCCTCGACAACCACTGACATCCCAGCATCCTCTTCCAACATGGCGCCAGGGGCCTCCGGCATCCTCCGACCCtcacccctcctcttcctcctggcctcctgcctcctcctgctgttgtgtCCCGGCCCCGTGGAGGCAGGATCCTCCAAGCAGAACTGCTCCACCAGCGGAGACGCGTGTCAGGAAGGTGGGTGACGCAGTTGCTCCGTGTATTAATTACAGGAAAGGATAATGAGCGTTAATTAGACCTGAGGGATGACGGATGAAGGCCGTGGAGCTGGACGGAACGGGCTCCACGCCTCCCTCCGATCATGCTCACCGGGTGTCAGCCGCTAATGCACTAGCATCGAATCCTAATACTGTAAAGCTATTTTGCCGCCTGACGCCCTAGCAAACATAAATTTACTTTAGCGACTAACAATAGAGCGCTTAATCCATTTCAATAACCTTTTAGTAGGACAAATGAGAAAATCTCCcacttttggggtttttaatCAGGCTGTGGTGACACTGAGCTAAGCTGCGCTATAATACGGTGTTATATAACATTTTTGGTACTTTTCAGGAGTAATACTGCCCGTGTGGAACCCCCAGAACCCGTCCGTAGGGGATAAGGTGGCCCGGGCCATCGTTTACTTCGTTGCGCTCATCTACATGTTCCTGGGCATGAGCATCATTGCTGATCGATTCATGTCTTCCATAGAGGTTTGCGACCTTTCACTGGCGTCTTTAGAGCGAGGCCAAAGTCCGGTGGGGTTCCCGGCGGCTCCTTTTACCGCcattcccctcctctttccagGTCATAACCTCCCAGGAAAAGGAAATCACCATAAAAAGGCCCAACGGCGAAACCACGACGGCGACCGTCAGGATCTGGAACGAGACCGTCTCCAACCTCACCCTCATGGCTTTGGGTTCCAGCGCCCCCGAGATCCTGCTGTCTGTTATCGAGGTGAGTGCGTTGGGTTCGCCTGCGCAGGCGCGAGAGGGGCGGGCGGATCTGATTTGGCCTCCTCCGTGCAGGTGTGTGGTCACGACTTCCAGGCGGGCTCCTTGGGGCCCAGCACCATTGTGGGCAGCGCCGCTTTCAACATGTTCGTCATCATCGCCATCTGCGTCTACGTGGTCCCCGACGGGGAGACGCGCAAGATCAAGCACCTGCGGGTGTTCTTCGTCACGGCGGCGTGGAGCATTTTCGCGTACATCTGGTTGTACCTGATTCTGAGCGTGTTTTCCCCTGGAGAGGTGGCGGTGAGGACCGGATGAGATATTAGCTTTTATTCCTGATAAATGGAGGAAGCGGATCACAAATAAGGAGGGATGATCTTGTTCCCTCTTACCTGCAGGTCTGGGAGGCGGTGCtgaccttcctcttcttccccctctgCGTGGTCCAGGCCTGGGTGGCCGACCGCCGGCTCCTCATCTACAAGTACGTGCGCAAGCGCTACCGCGCCGACAAGTCCCGCGGCATCATCATCGAGACGGAGGGGGGAGCTGACGGAGGGGCGGGAGGCATGGACGGCGGGTTCGGTGGAGGGGCGCTTGGTCCCGGGGGCTTCACGAAGATGGACATGCTGGAGCTGGATGGACAGATCGTGCTAAACTGTCACAGCGGGATGGACGGGGGGCTTATGGAGGATGGCGGCGCCAAGGATGAGGAAGACGAGGCCCGGAGGGACATGGCGAAGACACTGAAGGAGCTTAAGCAGAGGCACCCGGATAAAGACATGGAGCAGCTAATTGAGATGGCTAACTATCAGGTCAGCATGGCCCTTATCTTTACAGTCAGAGAGCTGCTAGTTTTGGGCTGAGAGCTggattagcttagcatagcacAGCCAGTAGGGGGAAGATTGGGGTTTGGAACCCTGCCAGCCTAGCTTAAATCAAAGTTAATCAACGTGTCTGAACCCATAAACTGTCATGTTAGAGAACATCTGACGAGCTGAAACCAAGGAAATGCTTTTCTTTTATCCTCGTTGGCTCAGTTAATGCTCCGTCTCAGTGCTTCCGCCCGAGGCCTCACAGTTTCCAGAATGTATCCTCACATTCCGCATGCGAGGGTGACGTCGTGTGAAAGACGTCGCCGTGCTGTCAGCATCAAACAGCATGTTTAAGGTGATAAAAGTATGGCGCCACCCCGAGCTGCTTTAATCAGTGCCAATTAATGCAGCTTTTTCTTCCCCTACAATTGACTCAATGCCTGTTGAGCTATGCTAATCACACTTCGCCATCTCAGCTAATTAGCACGCATGAATGATACATATGTGGcccttttaaaaatatactttaTACACGGATGTCAACAAACACCACAGTCATCAAGATGAATTCATGGACTTTTGCGATTGTCGTAAataacgccgccgccgccgccccgtTTGTGGCCCCCCCGGACTCAGAGTTGGATTAGCTCAACGAAAACAGATGAAGTCTTTAATTGAATTGGAAATCTTTGAGTGCGTCCAAAGACATGCAGGGCTGATAAAAACTCTGGTCCACCAGCTTTAAATCTAGCTAAATAACAAGGGTGCCAGCTCCCCACTTAATCTAAAGATCCATACCAGTTTGAGATGAGTGTCAGCCCATACATTTTCCTTAAGATCATTATATAAATTGATATGGGTCATTAGATCAGGAGATTTCAGAGGCCCAGAACTGGAGTCCAGCCAGTTCCTTGACGTTGCTCTTGTAACTGGTGTTCTGGTGCCATTACAGGGCAACGGGACCTCACTTTGACCCTGTTCTTGTCATTTCCGCTCAGGttctgatgcagcagcagaagagccgAGCGTTTTACAGGATCCAGGCGACCAGGATGATGATTGGAGCCGGGAACATCCTGAAGAAGCACGCTGCCGATCAGGCTCGCAAGGTCGCGCGTTGTTTATTTCCTCTAGGGACGTAACGTCTAATAATGTTTCTTAGCCGTAATCTTGCCCTTCGCTAGCAGGTGGTGAGCAGCAACGAAACCCAGGCCCAGGAGGACGACCCCCACACCGTCAGGTTCGAGTTTGAACCCTCTCTGTACCAGTGCTTCGAAAACTGCGGCTCCCTGAAACTGACCGTCGCCAGACACGGAGGGGACGCCGGAGTTACAGCTAAGGTAGGGAAAATCCTGAACCGGTGGGGGTTGCCGAGGCGCTCTGGAGGCATCCGTGGCGAGCTTTGACAGACTCCAAATGAAACAAATCCATTAATGCAGGCTCATTGATTTTAGCCTCAACGTTAGCTCTGAATACCACTCAGGCTCAACTCTCAGCTGTCAGCGCGATGATATCCGACCCGCCTGCGAGGCCGCAACATCTCTGATATTCCTGTTTAAATGATCTGTGGTAAAATTTCTGTCCGGGCTTCTCACATGATGCGGTGCGTCCGCCTCACTCACGGGATGTTCTGGCTTTGAACCCCCTCCCAAAGGAACAACAAACCCGGCAGCTTCCGTGACGTGTTGCCAGCCGATTCAGGTTTGGTGTTGAATTTCAGCTTTCACTGGTTGTTTATTCAGGTTTTGCATCTGAAAAGACTCTTTTATTCGCTCACTTCTCTCGTTCCACAAATATTTGGCACCATCGGGTTATCGAAAACAGGTAAACATCAAGACGTAGCCCAGGGAACAAACGTTGTACGGTGAAACAACGTGAACGTGTCAAAACACCTCGCTGTTTATTCAGGCTAACCCAGTCCCAAAGCAGTTTAGATCCTCTCATTCTTCAAAGGAATCACATCAAAGCTTGTGCCGCACGGCATCAACGTCATTTACGGAACTGTGCCACTTCACCTTTAGCTAAAATAAGAACCACCGGAGGGGCTACAGTAGCCAGATTAAACTTGTTTGGATTATTTCGTAGGAGCATTCTTATGTAACCCTTCAGGAGGTTACGCCGGTGTGCGAGGGAGCCGTCACCGAGTCGGGtcggtgtgtgcgtgtgcacggagAGCGTTAAAGAGAACGGAGAGGACGCCTAGAACATTCCGTGGTAGCATCTTCAAAGTCGTTATCGGGCTCTCTCTGACCAGGGGGCTCGCTTTAATGAAGCactttctcttgttttctcttCCCGCTGTTCACACCCCTcccaaccccctcccccatcctcttgcccccccacctctaTCGCTATCCTCTGCCTGCATATCTTGTTTTATCGCCGACGGATCTCTTTGCTCTCACCTTGCCTGGCGTCCCAATCCCTCCCCAAGGTGGATTATCGCACAGAGGACGGCACCGCCAACGCAGGGTCGGATTACGAGTTCGCCGAGGGGACCTTGGTGTTCAAGCCTGGTGAGACGGTTAAAGGTAAGAAACACCCCCCCCGCCAAAAATGTTGGTAAATGCAGAGAACGGTGCACTAAAACCAGAACACTGAACTGGTTTCGCAGAGATCACAGTTGGGGTGATCGATGACGACATCTTCGAGGAGGATGAGTACTTCTACGTCCACCTTAGCAACCCGCGAGTGGTGGGATACCCCGAGGTAGGCACCGCCCCGCTGGACGCCAGTGTCACCCCTAAGGCCGTGCTGGGGGACAACCACACGGCAACGGTGACCATCTATGACGACGATCACGCAGGTGAGACCGAAAACCTCCACTGGACTTTTCCAAGAACTTTTATTGTTCAGCCTCTTGTAATCTTACCAAAGCATCTTTAACTTTTCGAGACTTTCTGCGAGTCCTCTGCAGAGCTAAAGGCAGAGCCTTTGAGTCGCCCACTTGAGGTCCAGCTAGCTTATTTCGTCCTAAGCAAGAGTGTTAATTGTTGGAGCACAGGGTGCAATTAATTCAGGTAGAGTCCCAACCCCTCAAAAGTTGTACCGCCCTAAGAGGTACTCTTTAGGGAACATTTGAGGTTAGGGGGAAGCTGTTTCAGGGGAAATGTGGTAAAGACCTTCAAACTCTTGCTAAAAGACAGTAGATGTTGTGGTGGAAAAGCAGAAAGTGTTAGCACCCAGCAGTTAGCGTTAAGGCTAAAAAGCTCTGTCCTGTTTCTTGAACCAATAAGCCAAGCTGGGGGAATAAAGGAGATAATATTATCCCGGCAGCCAGATTGCTGGTGTTGAAGAACAGCATTAGCTCATCTTTTTGGGACTATTTCTTGCCGGACTGCGTCAGTTCTCGGAATTTCCGATGCAGGGCAGAACGAGGTATTTAACAATTAGACCTGCAGTCCTCCCATGCTTGATAACATCCAGAGAGGATTAAAATGAAGCTCATTATCCTGCAACAAGAGCGAGTGGGAGGTAATCTATGATCCCATTCTCTGTGTATAGCGTATTCGCTCCACCTTGGAGAGCGAGCGTGGGCGTTTATTACTCTCATCCTCTATGAAACCGCCTGCTCTTCGTCCCC contains:
- the LOC130522241 gene encoding sodium/calcium exchanger 1-like isoform X2, translating into MRGCAHARAPLPPVNHHNHIADVKASGIGIPLQATPSPDQPSTTTDIPASSSNMAPGASGILRPSPLLFLLASCLLLLLCPGPVEAGSSKQNCSTSGDACQEGVILPVWNPQNPSVGDKVARAIVYFVALIYMFLGMSIIADRFMSSIEVITSQEKEITIKRPNGETTTATVRIWNETVSNLTLMALGSSAPEILLSVIEVCGHDFQAGSLGPSTIVGSAAFNMFVIIAICVYVVPDGETRKIKHLRVFFVTAAWSIFAYIWLYLILSVFSPGEVAVWEAVLTFLFFPLCVVQAWVADRRLLIYKYVRKRYRADKSRGIIIETEGGADGGAGGMDGGFGGGALGPGGFTKMDMLELDGQIVLNCHSGMDGGLMEDGGAKDEEDEARRDMAKTLKELKQRHPDKDMEQLIEMANYQVLMQQQKSRAFYRIQATRMMIGAGNILKKHAADQARKVVSSNETQAQEDDPHTVRFEFEPSLYQCFENCGSLKLTVARHGGDAGVTAKVDYRTEDGTANAGSDYEFAEGTLVFKPGETVKEITVGVIDDDIFEEDEYFYVHLSNPRVVGYPEVGTAPLDASVTPKAVLGDNHTATVTIYDDDHAGIFTFENASQRVSESVGVMEVKVLRTSGARGLVAVPYRAVDGTAKGGEDYELAAGKLEFQNDETMKVIEVKIIDDEEYEKNKAFAIELGEPVLLEIGQKHGDSNENKPMVGAEEEEVAKMGCPSLGEHTQMEVVIEESYEFKNTVDKLIKKTNLALVVGSSSWREQFVSAVTVSAGDDDDEESGEERLPSCFDYIMHFLTVFWKVLFAFVPPTEYWNGWACFFVSISLIGVLTAVTGDLASHFGCTVGLKDSVTAVVFVALGTSVRVSGSPLSPHALISCLAPSGTFLTPP
- the LOC130522241 gene encoding sodium/calcium exchanger 1-like isoform X3 — translated: MAPGASGILRPSPLLFLLASCLLLLLCPGPVEAGSSKQNCSTSGDACQEGVILPVWNPQNPSVGDKVARAIVYFVALIYMFLGMSIIADRFMSSIEVITSQEKEITIKRPNGETTTATVRIWNETVSNLTLMALGSSAPEILLSVIEVCGHDFQAGSLGPSTIVGSAAFNMFVIIAICVYVVPDGETRKIKHLRVFFVTAAWSIFAYIWLYLILSVFSPGEVAVWEAVLTFLFFPLCVVQAWVADRRLLIYKYVRKRYRADKSRGIIIETEGGADGGAGGMDGGFGGGALGPGGFTKMDMLELDGQIVLNCHSGMDGGLMEDGGAKDEEDEARRDMAKTLKELKQRHPDKDMEQLIEMANYQVLMQQQKSRAFYRIQATRMMIGAGNILKKHAADQARKVVSSNETQAQEDDPHTVRFEFEPSLYQCFENCGSLKLTVARHGGDAGVTAKVDYRTEDGTANAGSDYEFAEGTLVFKPGETVKEITVGVIDDDIFEEDEYFYVHLSNPRVVGYPEVGTAPLDASVTPKAVLGDNHTATVTIYDDDHAGIFTFENASQRVSESVGVMEVKVLRTSGARGLVAVPYRAVDGTAKGGEDYELAAGKLEFQNDETMKVIEVKIIDDEEYEKNKAFAIELGEPVLLEIGQKHGDSNENKPMVGAEEEEVAKMGCPSLGEHTQMEVVIEESYEFKRALNELVWRVDKNTVDKLIKKTNLALVVGSSSWREQFVSAVTVSAGDDDDEESGEERLPSCFDYIMHFLTVFWKVLFAFVPPTEYWNGWACFFVSISLIGVLTAVTGDLASHFGCTVGLKDSVTAVVFVALGTSVRVSGSPLSPHALISCLAPSGTFLTPP
- the LOC130522241 gene encoding sodium/calcium exchanger 1-like isoform X1; amino-acid sequence: MRGCAHARAPLPPVNHHNHIADVKASGIGIPLQATPSPDQPSTTTDIPASSSNMAPGASGILRPSPLLFLLASCLLLLLCPGPVEAGSSKQNCSTSGDACQEGVILPVWNPQNPSVGDKVARAIVYFVALIYMFLGMSIIADRFMSSIEVITSQEKEITIKRPNGETTTATVRIWNETVSNLTLMALGSSAPEILLSVIEVCGHDFQAGSLGPSTIVGSAAFNMFVIIAICVYVVPDGETRKIKHLRVFFVTAAWSIFAYIWLYLILSVFSPGEVAVWEAVLTFLFFPLCVVQAWVADRRLLIYKYVRKRYRADKSRGIIIETEGGADGGAGGMDGGFGGGALGPGGFTKMDMLELDGQIVLNCHSGMDGGLMEDGGAKDEEDEARRDMAKTLKELKQRHPDKDMEQLIEMANYQVLMQQQKSRAFYRIQATRMMIGAGNILKKHAADQARKVVSSNETQAQEDDPHTVRFEFEPSLYQCFENCGSLKLTVARHGGDAGVTAKVDYRTEDGTANAGSDYEFAEGTLVFKPGETVKEITVGVIDDDIFEEDEYFYVHLSNPRVVGYPEVGTAPLDASVTPKAVLGDNHTATVTIYDDDHAGIFTFENASQRVSESVGVMEVKVLRTSGARGLVAVPYRAVDGTAKGGEDYELAAGKLEFQNDETMKVIEVKIIDDEEYEKNKAFAIELGEPVLLEIGQKHGDSNENKPMVGAEEEEVAKMGCPSLGEHTQMEVVIEESYEFKRALNELVWRVDKNTVDKLIKKTNLALVVGSSSWREQFVSAVTVSAGDDDDEESGEERLPSCFDYIMHFLTVFWKVLFAFVPPTEYWNGWACFFVSISLIGVLTAVTGDLASHFGCTVGLKDSVTAVVFVALGTSVRVSGSPLSPHALISCLAPSGTFLTPP